In Gossypium hirsutum isolate 1008001.06 chromosome D01, Gossypium_hirsutum_v2.1, whole genome shotgun sequence, the genomic window CGAAGCTAACATGAGACCCATACCAAATTATTATACGTATAATCCATTTCATAAAACTAACAACATTATATGAATGTTCAAATGCAAAATTAAACAACATACATATGAATCTCAAATTCAGTACAACCTTTTTGGAACAGGATGTGCATGGTTACCCCTGCATTTCCCCGATCCACCTTTCCGGCCACTGCCGACGCCGCCACTCATCGTGTCGAACATTAACCGTCCATTCGACTCCACACCAAACCTGCTCAAATTCCGCCAACTTACACTGCTACTACTCCTCATAAGCTTCGGATTAAAACCCAACCTCGGCTCCGACACCGATTCCGAATACGAATACGATCTTTCGACACCACTAGCTCTACTATAGTTatcttcatcttcatttttgtTAACATTCTTCCTATGAATGAACCCCAAAATGTTCCAAGCTTTGGTACTCCATTTCTTTGATTCTTTAGTACGATCCCCGTTCATGATAATGGAAGCATTGTCTTTAAAACTGCTAATCTCGAAAGTTTCCGAGTTTGAGTTGGAGTTCGAATCGACAATGGCCGGAGAAACCTTAGCGGTGGAAATTGATTTCAATTCATCAATCTCAGCTACAACAGCTGCAGCTGTTTTTCTTATAGAATTGGATCTATCAAGACTTTTTcttcttctagaatctgaataatAATCCCTTGTTTGAGCTGATCCACCCGGTAAAGACTCACCATTAATGGAATCCATTGTTAATGGATGATCTTCAACCATTGTGGCTATGGGTACTTTTGGGAATGGTGTTGTTGTTCTTCCCATTAAATACCCATCCCATGAAGCTCTTGGTTCATCAAATGAAAACCTTGAATCATCAAATGAAAACCTTGGTGGAGCTATATCACAAGATCTTCTTCCTAATGGGTTCTCTAATGGCAATCTAACTGACCCATTATCACCATTTTTGGGCTTTTTAAGCTTTTGTTTTTGTCTCCATTGTTGAAGTTTCTTGCTGAAAACTGAAGCAGTTGACCAGAAAGTAGTTTTCTTCTTTGTTTGTGAATCAAGATCCATATGATCTTTCATGGCTTTCAACTGTTCTTCTTCTTCAACGATCTGTACGTCGTCGTTTTCAGTAGGagttttaatggaagatgaaccTAAATCACTTATTTCTTGAGAAAACAGTGAGCAGGATTTCCTTTGAGGTTCAAATCCCAAGTTGGTACCTTCGTTTTTAGACGCCGAGAACGACTTTGTACGGCGGAGCTCAGGGAGAAAACTGGATCGGCTACCGTTTCCACCGGGAGGTTTGAAAATGGCTTTAAATGCGGCGGCGGTGGTGGTGCTGGGGGCAATGGGTGGTTTCccagaagaagaagaagtggaAGCTGGTTGAAGAAAAGCGAGACGTTCGCAAAGGCATGAGGGACAAAAGGTGGTGAAACTCTCTTCAGGGTGGCGGTCACAGGGACGGTGAGGCGGTGGCTGTGGCTGTGATAATGGTGGATCGGCGGTGGGATTCATAAGCAAATGTAGGGATATGAAATGAGCATTTGGCTCATATTGTTTTAGCTTCACACAAAGGGAAAGAATATGAAACAATATGAGTGAAAAAGTGAAGCTTTTTTCATGGGAATCATGAGAGAGAGAATGATAAATTcatatcttaaaaaaaaaagaaaaaaaaagtgtaaatTCACTCTGTaacattaaactattaataagtttacgttttatttattaaattttaaaaagttacaaaatggtcattaaaccatttgaaagtttttatttaagtcatcaagttatcaagttttttttaaaaatccagTTAGTGAGCTCCAAGTAACGGTTCATATGGTGGATCAGCACCCATCGACGAGTAGAAGAGCATACCTTAAACCTAAGTAGATCAGAGAAGAAagttatttagattttgattcgCATATCCATGATGTTCAAAGCTATTTATGAAAAAAACCGAATTATAGAAGAAACGGGGAATGAGAGCTTTTAATTGGTGGAGGTAATGTGAACAACGAATGCCATGCAGTAACAATTTTAACGGCCTAATCActtaatgaaaacttttgaatagttcaataaccattttgtaactttttaaaagtgAGTGACCTTGAGAGTAGTTTAgccaattttaaataattttgtaaagagaaaagaagagaaaatctTGGCGTAAGATTGAGAGTGACCCACCCATACACTCCTTTGTACTCAAATTCACTGCTCCTTtggtcctttactttttctttctgtCTTTGCTTTGCATTTCCTTCCATTGTTTTTCCTTTGAGCTTTGCTTTGTTATGCTTGTGTCGAGTGTAACTAACGAAATAATCAAATAGTTACACATAACGTATCATATATATCTTATTTTGACGTACAATgatcaatttttaacagaatgactaaTTTGCTTCTTAATTTAACATACATAGATTAATCTACCCATTTTATGAGTAAATGTGACAATGTAATCCAACTCCTGATACAAAGgctttcatgatacttttacattttttttaatgtcATATTTGTGGTGCAGTTAAATTCATAAcatattttagatattttaattgtaaattttaagaggttaataatttattttatgcagATTTTGATATATTTGTGTATCTgaatcatttcattttatttttcataatatgaCATGTTTTACTAATTTTCTATTTCTTGTCATAATTAAGTTTCTAAAtgacttattttaaaattgaattattacacTTGtcgttaaaaattatttaatacactattaatgaaaattttaggctTCACAAACATGATTCAAAGGacaaaacatattcatttaaggtatagtaaaaatgtaataaaaataggACACGTGGCACTATTTGAATTATTCTCGTGGACTTAAAATTGCCACTAGCAATGTATCAAATATTAGTCTTGCTTgacatacataatataaatattgtaTTTAAACGTAGAATTTAAGACTTTGAGTTGTTTCTTCAATACAAGGCCTACTTCTATCTATCTCTTAAactcttaaatttaaaaaaaaaatacgcACTTAAGCAAACTCGAAATTACACTTTTCTTATTGTTACAATAACAACGATATCAACTAAGTTAAAACTTAACCCAATTTTTTTGGGGGCCTAATACATCTTTGTCTTTAagcaccagacagacagaaccaGGTTAAATTACAGCAAACAGAACTCACTTTGGTCTTTTTATGAGGCCAATTTAAAAGTAACACTCTTTGtctttgtttttaataaaaatcaaaccTTAGATAAGGCATCCTCTTTTTAATTCTCTCATGCTTAAGttacactttttcttttcttgaaaaCCACATTTAGCATTTGTAttcgatttttttaattaaaaatattagatttgttttgaacaatctcattataggttctgatcatatctgtttttttGACACAACGCTTAGAATTACCCTTAACCCttcctcaacccataaataggagaataatgcactTTAGCGCACTTAAACCTATGCTCTCCTGCATTCGGCCTAGAACTACCTATAGTCATTTTCTAACcgataaataaaaggataatgcgCTTTAGCGCGCTCAAACCTACATCATTCTGCATTGATAACAATACACATACCAATCGAATCAAAACCCAATTGACAAATAtaatagatttttaaaataactcataaaatatatgtttttttgagattatttttaaaaatacgtaTTTTTTAAGAGTGTTTCGACACTTATAAATACCAAACTCTCGtattttatacaaaaatattaaaagaagtataataatatatgttattttacaaacccaaaacatttctatcaaaaattttaaaaaaaatacaagttatgttttattattattgttattacaaattatttataGTAAATTTGTAAGTGCTTTTCTGGTCAatattatgtaattatttttgttGAATGATTTGTTTATAAAGAATTATTGAATTATCGAATTATCATTAGCATTGTTCTTATTGTttggtattttaatattttatagtcTCAATTAACAAGATGGTAAATCGATTTATCAGCCTAATCCTTGTGAATGGATGAATTATTTCGATTGAAATTGACATTGTGTTTCTaacaaagtatttttttaaatgatgttTAAGAATAAAGTCGGacataaaaaaaaaccaagattATCGGGATACATCGGAGATATTAATAGGATATATGGTTTAAAATATAGATTTGTTGGAGCATCAATATTATGTGATGGATCTTAATGATGATGAAGCTGTCAATCAAGGTGATGATATACCAAAAAAGTGGCGATCTTGTAGTTGAGTTGTTAGTGGAGCTTAATCGATGGTTAAAGATTTTTTTCAATTATCCAAGTGTGTTGATGGTCCTAGTGACAATATATAATCTATATATTTACGGCCTGAGAAATGAAAAGCATAAATCTCgagtttattaaaaaatcatttaaggATAAAATTTTATTAGAGTTTTTAAATATTTGAGTCAACTTCTAATTTTAATTGcgcaaatttaaattattaattttatataattatattatattatattttcatgctttaattaaaaaattaaatttataaatttataaaaaaagggaaaacaaagtAATCATTATTTCCCCTGATAAcaaggtttatttatttttagcatAAGGATGTTAAAAAGAGATAAAATATCGTGAAAGCCtttatattaagagttagattatattttttattttacttaaaaaaatgagaaaattagttcatatacattagattaaaaagtaaagtgattttttttgttaaaaaattaatctatttcTACTACTAAAAACTAGTATGGCTAACAGAATAACCAAATAGTTACACATTGTGTCACTTGTACCTTGTATTGATGtacataaatcaattttttaacagtaaaaatagatgaaacttttaacagaatgatcaatttactttttaatctaactGTGTTTTTACCATAAAAAAATAACCCAACAACTTTTTTGGTCAAATAGAATTAGAGATCATGCCTTCTTCTTTTCTCTAAACATGTAAAAGCACCATTTTCAACAAgcttttttcccccttttttttttggcCTCTAAAGTCAAAAGATAAATAAGAAACATGGCAACATGTTCCTTCATAGAGAGGCTAAAAGATAGAAACGAAAGAGTGAAAGAAGCTCAAAACCCGATGGCTTGACTATAACAAACTTGCAATACTACAACCAAAATAATTTATGATCATTTGAGACCGTATTTGTCAACGTTCtaacatttaaattaataaaggtaaaatcgTACTTTAAGctacctaaaaataataaaaaattaatttaattatctaaaaattataaagatacaagctattaaaatgataaaattatatttttactatcgtaaaaattataatttaattttgccccctaaaaaaaatttctagcttcTCCCCCGGTtcattttagttaaattataattttcaaatGTAGTGAGTACAAAGTTTCTAATTATTTAGCTAAATTCAGTAAAAATACCAAGGAAGTCATTGTACTTACGGACGGATTATATTTCGGCTcttctattaaaaaaaacaaattagcctttatatattttgaaatttgcaaattaatcccttcGTTAAAATCTTCTATTAAATTATGACGTGAAacgttaatttaaataaataattactaatttggttcttaaaatatagttaaaatatcattttgattttttttaaaatttaacaattttaaaaaatttaaaaaatctttaaaataaatataaattattaaaattatattaaaaatattaaataaaacgcATTTAGTTACATGAGCCTTACGCAGTGGCTCTACAACATTTTTAAGGGAATCCATTGAAAACGTAGTAATTTTTAGTATATGAATATTTCCGTAGTGATTAAAGTTACATTTTAACCATTTACACTCGTAAGCctaaaaaaattaacacatgcAGCTTTCACTGTGTTTCTTTACTCTTACGATatcaaccataaccacaagcCACCCATATATTTTGTGTTGTAACAAGGTTAATTATAACCTATGTTCGTGGTGTCATCGATAATTCTTTGATTTTTACAACTCATGGAAACTGTGTTAGTGTGAAAATTGACTTTATAAGTCTTTAACTTAAGCCACAaggaaactccgtatttcttCTGTCGTACATCTTCCAAACACGTTTTCCAAGCACTAATTAATTTCCATAGACAAGACTTGGAAGACTTACTTTTTTGGCTTTGGTCTCACGGGAACATAGTTGGCCAAATTGAAAATTCTTCTCTTTTCCTTCACCTCTAGTTTGTGTTAGCTTTAAATAGTTAATGCAACCCCATTCCTCCATTCAAGCCACTCCTTGCTAATTGTTTCTTGCTTTGCACCTTAAATTTGACCTCCATGGAAATGGCTCCAAACACAAGACTTGTGCTCCATGCTTTCTCATGGTCATTGCTAGCTGCTATAAGTATCTGCTCTCCAAACGATATCGCCTGCTTGAAATCAATAAGAGCTTCCCTGGATGACCCTCATGACTACTTCAAATCTTCATGGAACTTCAACAATTACACAGAAGGTTTCATTTGTAACTTCGTGGGGATCGAGTGCTGGCACCCTGACGACAATGAAGTGCTAAACATTCGTCTAACCAACATGGGGTTGAAAGGTCAGTTTCCACTAGGCATTGTGAAGTGCCAGAGATTAATGAGATTAGACCTTTCAAATAACCAGCTTTCAGGACCCATtccatcaaatatttcaaaactcTTCCGTTTTGGAACTGCAATTGATATCTCCTCCAATAGATTCTCTGGTAACATACCAAAAAGAATAGCAAATTGCACTTTTCTAAATTCACTGAATCTCTCAAACAATCAACTAACCGGCTTTATTCCTCCAGAGCTTATTTTGCTACACCGGATGAAGAATTTCAGTGTTGCTAACAATCAATTATATGGTCCAGTGCCACTATTCAATCTCAGTTTAAGCAAGGATTCCTTTGTGGGTAATCCAGGACTATGTGGTAAACCTTTAGAGCCTTGCATTGATCATAAAAGCAGTCCCTTCAAGAATGGTTTTATAACAGGCTACGCTGTTTCTGTAGTTTCTGTTATAACCATTTTTATGTTCTACTTTGCCCCCTGCATGCATCGGAATCAGAGGAACAAACTGCTCCGCCACTTCATATTGAACCTGATATGGAATAGGACTAGAAAGGTTAACATGACACAAAATTCCCATCAAACAAGCCAAATGGTACTTCCAGATATCCTACATGAAACCAGCAGAGAGGTACTCTATCTATTTCTGTCCCTTTGTTTTAAGTTACTTGTTCTTCAAGTATTCATCCCAGTTTGGTGTTTATCACAGACTTCTATGTTGGTGGAACTGGTTTCAAGAATGAGTTACAGTGATCTCTATGAAGCAACAAACGAGTTCAGTGCAGAAAACATCATAGGACATGGACAAATGGGGACAACATACAAGGCAACATCATCCAACGGTTGTCTTCTAGCAATCAAGAGGCTATTCGACACCCAAAAATTCGATGAACATTTCATAACAGAACTGAAAACTCTAGGGAGATTAAGACACGACAACCTAATCCCACTCTTAGGATTCTGTATAGAATCTAAAGAAAAGCTTCTGGTTTACAAATACATGTCCAACGGCAACCTTTATGATTTGTTACATCCTTTAGAAAAAAGAACCATTGGTTGGCCGTTGAGACTAAAAATTGCATGTGGTGTAGCAAAGGGTCTGGTTTGGCTTCATCAAAACTGCAATTACAAGGTGATTCATCTCGACATATGTTCGAGATGTATCTTACTTGACCAGAATTTTGAACCCAAGATATCGAATTTCAGTGAAGCGATGCTAATGAAATCGAATAATCGATATTGGAGCAGTAGTTTCGACATGGATAGGGAGTTTTGGGAGTCGAGTTTCGTCAAGGAAGATGTTTATAGGTTTGGGATACTGGTTCTTGAGTTGATTAGTAGAAAAGAACCGAGTGAACTCACTGATTTAGCAAGAACTGGAGATGAAAGTATTGGTAAATGGGTGGTTGATGATGTCAAGagttctgattttgttgatggaGGTTTGGTTAGGCATGGATTTGATGTTGAAATCTTTGAGATTCTGAGAGTTGCATGGAACTGTGTTCAGCCAAATCCTGATGAAAGGCCAGCAATGCTTCAAGTCCACAAAATAATTAATGGTTTTAGCAAGAAATATGGCTATGGGTGAAAATTATGGGTTTACCATGTTTGAATCCATGTTATTTAAAGTGTTAATAGCAAAATTGAAATTAGGAAATTTTTGGAAGGGAtaaaactaaattataattttttttatgaaattgtaaatttataaatttataaaaaagattaaatcacaATTTTTTGGGCCTAATACATCTTTGTCTTTAAGCACTGGACAGACAGACAGACAGACAATTCAAAGGACCAAAACCAGGTTAAATTACAGCAAACAGAACTCACTTTGGTCTTTTTATGAGACCAATTTAAAAGCAGCACTCTTTGtctttgtttttaataaaaatcaaaccTTAGATAAGGCTTCCTCTTTTTAATTCTCTCATGCTTAAGTtacacttttttcttttcttgaaaaCCACATTTAGCATTtgtattctattttt contains:
- the LOC107905645 gene encoding protein OCTOPUS — protein: MNPTADPPLSQPQPPPHRPCDRHPEESFTTFCPSCLCERLAFLQPASTSSSSGKPPIAPSTTTAAAFKAIFKPPGGNGSRSSFLPELRRTKSFSASKNEGTNLGFEPQRKSCSLFSQEISDLGSSSIKTPTENDDVQIVEEEEQLKAMKDHMDLDSQTKKKTTFWSTASVFSKKLQQWRQKQKLKKPKNGDNGSVRLPLENPLGRRSCDIAPPRFSFDDSRFSFDEPRASWDGYLMGRTTTPFPKVPIATMVEDHPLTMDSINGESLPGGSAQTRDYYSDSRRRKSLDRSNSIRKTAAAVVAEIDELKSISTAKVSPAIVDSNSNSNSETFEISSFKDNASIIMNGDRTKESKKWSTKAWNILGFIHRKNVNKNEDEDNYSRASGVERSYSYSESVSEPRLGFNPKLMRSSSSVSWRNLSRFGVESNGRLMFDTMSGGVGSGRKGGSGKCRGNHAHPVPKRLY
- the LOC107905643 gene encoding probably inactive leucine-rich repeat receptor-like protein kinase At5g48380 isoform X2 — protein: MEMAPNTRLVLHAFSWSLLAAISICSPNDIACLKSIRASLDDPHDYFKSSWNFNNYTEGFICNFVGIECWHPDDNEVLNIRLTNMGLKGQFPLGIVKCQRLMRLDLSNNQLSGPIPSNISKLFRFGTAIDISSNRFSELILLHRMKNFSVANNQLYGPVPLFNLSLSKDSFVGNPGLCGKPLEPCIDHKSSPFKNGFITGYAVSVVSVITIFMFYFAPCMHRNQRNKLLRHFILNLIWNRTRKVNMTQNSHQTSQMVLPDILHETSRETSMLVELVSRMSYSDLYEATNEFSAENIIGHGQMGTTYKATSSNGCLLAIKRLFDTQKFDEHFITELKTLGRLRHDNLIPLLGFCIESKEKLLVYKYMSNGNLYDLLHPLEKRTIGWPLRLKIACGVAKGLVWLHQNCNYKVIHLDICSRCILLDQNFEPKISNFSEAMLMKSNNRYWSSSFDMDREFWESSFVKEDVYRFGILVLELISRKEPSELTDLARTGDESIGKWVVDDVKSSDFVDGGLVRHGFDVEIFEILRVAWNCVQPNPDERPAMLQVHKIINGFSKKYGYG
- the LOC107905643 gene encoding probably inactive leucine-rich repeat receptor-like protein kinase At5g48380 isoform X1; protein product: MEMAPNTRLVLHAFSWSLLAAISICSPNDIACLKSIRASLDDPHDYFKSSWNFNNYTEGFICNFVGIECWHPDDNEVLNIRLTNMGLKGQFPLGIVKCQRLMRLDLSNNQLSGPIPSNISKLFRFGTAIDISSNRFSGNIPKRIANCTFLNSLNLSNNQLTGFIPPELILLHRMKNFSVANNQLYGPVPLFNLSLSKDSFVGNPGLCGKPLEPCIDHKSSPFKNGFITGYAVSVVSVITIFMFYFAPCMHRNQRNKLLRHFILNLIWNRTRKVNMTQNSHQTSQMVLPDILHETSRETSMLVELVSRMSYSDLYEATNEFSAENIIGHGQMGTTYKATSSNGCLLAIKRLFDTQKFDEHFITELKTLGRLRHDNLIPLLGFCIESKEKLLVYKYMSNGNLYDLLHPLEKRTIGWPLRLKIACGVAKGLVWLHQNCNYKVIHLDICSRCILLDQNFEPKISNFSEAMLMKSNNRYWSSSFDMDREFWESSFVKEDVYRFGILVLELISRKEPSELTDLARTGDESIGKWVVDDVKSSDFVDGGLVRHGFDVEIFEILRVAWNCVQPNPDERPAMLQVHKIINGFSKKYGYG